A window from Megalobrama amblycephala isolate DHTTF-2021 linkage group LG9, ASM1881202v1, whole genome shotgun sequence encodes these proteins:
- the LOC125274573 gene encoding uncharacterized protein LOC125274573, whose translation MPGEWRRSVLLSVVMDRLTDEVRQESSWTMMFADDIVICSKNREQMEESLERWRFALERRGMKVSRSKTEYMCVNERVPSGTVRLQGEEVKKVQDFKYFGSTVQSNGECGKEVKKRVQAGWNGWRKVSGLLCDRVPARIKGKVYRTAVRPAILYGLKTVALRKRQEEDIEVAELKMLRFSLGVTRMDRIRNEYIRGTAHVRCFGDKVREARLRWFGHVQRRESEYIGKRMLRLEPPSRRSR comes from the coding sequence ATGCCTGGGGAATGGAGGAGAAGTGTTTTGTTGTCAGTGGTGATGGACAGGCTGACAGATGAGGTCAGACAGGAATCATCATGGACTATGATGTTTGCGGATGACATTGTGATCTGTAGTAAGAACAGGGAGCAGATGGAGGAAAGTCTAGAGAGGTGGAGGTTTGCTCTGGAGAGAAGAGGAATGAAGGTTAGTCGCAGCAAGACGGAATACATGTGTGTGAATGAGAGGGTACCAAGTGGAACAGTGAGGTTACAGGGAGAAGAGGTAAAGAAGGTGCAGGATTTTAAGTACTTTGGGTCAACAGTCCAGAGCAATGGGGAGTGTGGAAAAGAGGTGAAGAAGCGTGTGCAGGCAGGTTGGAATGGGTGGAGAAAAGTGTCAGGTCTGTTGTGTGATAGAGTACCAGCAAGAATTAAAGGAAAGGTGTACAGGACAGCAGTGAGACCAGCGATATTGTATGGTTTGAAGACAGTTGCATTGAGGAAAAGACAGGAGGAAGACATAGAGGTAGCAGAGCTGAAGATGTTGAGGTTCTCTTTGGGAGTGACAAGGATGGATAGGATCAGGAATGAGTACATCAGAGGGACAGCACATGTCAGATGTTTTGGAGACAAAGTCAGAGAGGCCAGGTTGAGATGGTTTGGACATGTTCAGAGGAGGGAGAGTGAATATATCGGTAAAAGGATGCTGAGGTTAGAGCCGCCAAGCAGGAGGTCGAGATGA
- the LOC125276083 gene encoding uncharacterized protein K02A2.6-like, which produces MAGVIGNIGHFDENVEQWSSYTERFEYFLQANAIEGEKIVPTFLSVMGAKTFTLLRSLVQPAKPGEKTYAEIVAVLSAHFSPKPLVIAERFRFHKRNQEEGETVTMFVAALKKLSEHCEFGDVLNDTIRDRLVCGLRSEAIQKRLLSESNLTLQKATEISVSMELAAKEAQQFSNSDKVHKLSADMNTFQNSPGKAPKNATCYRCGKVGHLASECWCKELVCRSCGKKGHIERVCRGKQKTAKQKFNKMPGTSKKKKNVYTVQSSCKEYTDDTDSSLEEVPLKILAMEGDSKGYWVTPIIEGEPVRMEIDTGAAVSIVSDAVYHKTLKHVCLKPTNIVLKTYTGEPVAIRGVMDVEVELNGQSATLPLYVVKGDYPTLLGRGWLETMKLDWPMVQMVSKGNTELSTVLGKHASVFRDELGTMKDITAKLDIKPDSKPKCCKARSVPYAIRSKVEKALEELVTSGVIVPVNSSDWATPIVPVLKKDGSIRICGRGKRFSKLDLSQAYLQMKVDESSKELLTIVTHKGLFRYQRLPFGITSAPSLFQRAMDQVLSGLSGVQCYLDDILVTGRTEAEHLSNLDSTLQRLKEYGLRVRKDKCEFFKQSVEYLGHVIDADGLHKAPSKVRAVLEAPAPQNVSQLRSFIGLLNYYGRFINGLATLLKPLHQLLCSNQAWEWTQQCETTFQEAKKALVKSGVLTHFNPKLPLQLACDASPYGVGAVISHIMPSRTLNKAESKYAQIEREALGIIFGIRKFHQYLYGRQFILLTDHRPLTTILGPHTGIPSLAASRMQRWALLLSAHTYEIRYRKAELHGNADGLSRLPLPVTCPESKQKDIFYFEQVTMAPVTSTQVRRCTRNDPILSAVLEMVKDGHVPKDTTNMKPYLSRKNELSVHSGCLLWGQRVIIPPSLRKPVLQQLHVGHCGIVRMKEMARSYFWWPGLEGDIEGKAKSCPSCQQVRNEPQLAPLHPWDWPETPWQRVHVDFAGPVEGKMLLIVVDAHSKWPEVAVMHSTTAEKTVVKLGEMFSRFGYPTKVGTSDSDSSDRPSVIHCTNI; this is translated from the exons ATGGCTGGCGTCATAGGCAATATCGGACATTTCGACGAAAATGTTGAACAATGGAGCTCATATACGGAGCGATTTGAATATTTCCTGCAGGCAAACGCCATTGAGGGTGAGAAGATTGTGCCTACGTTTCTCAGTGTGATGGGTGCAAAGACCTTCACTTTGCTACGCAGTCTCGTGCAGCCCGCGAAACCAGGTGAGAAAACTTATGCGGAGATTGTGGCTGTGCTAAGCGCACATTTTTCACCTAAACCGTTGGTGATAGCGGAACGATTTCGATTTCACAAGAGAAATCAGGAGGAGGGAGAAACTGTAACTATGTTTGTGGCTGCTCTGAAGAAACTTTCTGAACATTGTGAATTCGGTGATGTTTTGAATGATACAATCAGGGACAGGCTCGTATGTGGATTACGAAGTGAAGCCATTCAAAAAAGACTGTTAAGTGAAAGTAATCTCACATTGCAGAAAGCCACTGAAATAAGTGTGAGCATGGAACTTGCGGCTAAAGAAGCCCAGCAATTCAGTAACTCAGATAAAGTGCATAAGTTGTCTGCTGACATGAACACATTCCAGAATTCCCCTGGTAAAGCACCTAAAAATGCAACATGTTATAGGTGTGGGAAAGTCGGACATCTTGCATCGGAGTGTTGGTGTAAAGAACTGGTGTGCCGTAGTTGTGGAAAAAAAGGCCACATAGAACGTGTTTGCAGAGGAAAACAAAAGACTGCAAAacaaaaattcaataaaatgcCTGGCAcatcaaagaaaaagaaaaatgtgtatACAGTGCAATCAAGTTGCAAGGAGTACACAGACGACACTGACTCCTCTTTGGAGGAAGTTCCTCTAAAAATTCTAGCCATGGAAGGAGACTCCAAAGGCTATTGGGTGACACCCATCATTGAAGGAGAACCGGTGCGTATGGAGATAGACACTGGCGCTGCTGTGTCTATAGTGTCAGATGCTGTGTACCACAAAACACTCAAACATGTCTGTCTAAAGCCCACCAATATCGTGTTGAAAACATATACGGGGGAGCCTGTGGCCATAAGAGGTGTAATGGATGTGGAAGTGGAATTAAATGGTCAGTCAGCAACATTGCCACTGTATGTGGTTAAAGGGGACTACCCAACTTTACTTGGACGAGGATGGCTGGAAACAATGAAACTGGACTGGCCGATGGTGCAGATGGTGTCAAAGGGAAACACTGAGCTCAGTACTGTTCTGGGGAAACATGCTAGTGTTTTCAGGGATGAACTTGGTACGATGAAAGACATTACTGCTAAACTCGACATCAAGCCTGATAGTAAGCCCAAGTGTTGCAAAGCCCGTTCTGTGCCATATGCTATCAGATCAAAAGTTGAGAAAGCTCTGGAAGAGCTGGTAACCAGTGGAGTCATCGTACCAGTGAATAGCAGTGACTGGGCTACGCCTATTGTACCCGTGCTTAAAAAAGATGGGTCTATTCGGATTTGCG GCAGGGGGAAGCGGTTCAGCAAACTTGATTTGAGTCAAGCCTACCTACAAATGAAAGTTGATGAGAGCTCTAAAGAGTTACTGACAATTGTCACACACAAAGGGCTTTTTAGATACCAGCGTCTTCCTTTTGGTATCACTTCGGCTCCTTCGCTTTTCCAGAGGGCCATGGATCAGGTATTAAGTGGCCTGTCGGGGGTGCAGTGCTACTTAGATGACATATTAGTGACAGGAAGAACAGAAGCAGAGCATCTGAGTAATCTGGATAGTACACTCCAGCGACTAAAGGAATATGGCTTAAGAGTGAGAAAAGACAAATGTGAGTTTTTCAAGCAGTCTGTTGAATATCTTGGGCATGTGATCGATGCTGATGGACTGCACAAGGCACCTTCAAAAGTAAGAGCCGTTCTAGAGGCTCCAGCACCACAGAACGTCAGCCAGCTCCGCTCATTCATAGGTCTTCTGAATTACTATGGTCGATTCATCAATGGCTTAGCCACACTGCTGAAACCTCTACACCAACTTCTGTGTAGTAATCAGGCATGGGAATGGACACAGCAATGTGAGACCACTTTTCAAGAAGCCAAGAAAGCTCTGGTAAAGTCTGGGGTGCTGACCCATTTTAATCCAAAACTCCCCCTGCAATTAGCTTGTGATGCATCACCCTATGGTGTGGGAGCCGTGATTTCCCACATCATGCCTTCGCGCACCTTGAACAAAGCGGAGAGCAAGTATGCGCAAATCGAGCGAGAAGCTTTGGGAATCATTTTTGGTATTCGGAAATTTCACCAGTACCTGTATGGCAGGCAGTTTATACTGCTGACTGATCACCGGCCTTTAACCACCATTCTTGGGCCGCACACAGGTATCCCCTCTCTAGCAGCGAGCCGAATGCAGAGATGGGCTCTGCTGTTGTCAGCACACACATATGAAATTAGATATCGGAAGGCAGAGCTGCATGGAAATGCAGATGGTCTATCAAGACTACCGTTACCCGTGACATGTCCTGAGAGCAAGCAGAAAGACATTTTCTACTTTGAGCAAGTCACAATGGCTCCAGTGACATCAACACAGGTGAGAAGATGCACACGGAACGATCCAATTCTGTCTGCAGTCTTGGAAATGGTAAAAGATGGACATGTCCCTAAGGACACCACCAACATGAAGCCATACCTGTCTAGGAAGAACGAATTGTCGGTTCATTCAGGATGTCTTCTCTGGGGACAAAGAGTCATCATTCCCCCATCGTTGAGGAAACCAGTCCTCCAGCAGCTCCATGTGGGCCATTGTGGTATCGTGCGAATGAAGGAAATGGCACGAAGTTATTTTTGGTGGCCGGGACTTGAGGGGGACATTGAAGGTAAAGCAAAGTCATGTCCATCCTGCCAACAAGTGAGAAACGAACCTCAATTGGCCCCATTACACCCGTGGGACTGGCCAGAAACCCCGTGGCAGCGTGTACATGTGGATTTTGCTGGCCCGGTtgagggaaagatgttgttaatAGTGGTGGATGCCCACAGCAAGTGGCCTGAAGTTGCTGTTATGCACTCTACAACTGCTGAGAAAACAGTAGTAAAACTGGGAGAAATGTTTAGCCGTTTTGGCTACCCTACCAAAGTGGGTACCAGCGACAGTGATAGCTCAGACCGGCCCAGTGTCATACACTGTACTAACATCTGA